AACGCGTTCCCCCGCCCCGGAGGGGCGATGGAAAGTAGCCGGGGGTGAAGGTGCGCAGCACCGAGAACCCCCGGTTGACCGAATAACAAACGATCCCGCAAACGAGGCGCCCTGGAGGGGCGCGAGAAATCCCCGTCCGCCCCCACCCTCCCGAACTCCCGAAATGCCCTCCCTCTCCCCGCAAGCGGGGAGAGGGAGGACATCTTTTCGCCATCGTTGGCTAAAGACTTCGAGAGCCTTGAAAATGAAGGTGCCCCATCCATCCTTCGCCATTCGGGGGTGCGATCTTTAGGGCGGGTTACACCAGGATTTAATAGGCTTTAGGCGGCAGCCGGCGGCGCAGTTTCCTCAGTCACCACCGTTTCCTTTTTCCCGAGGAACCGCCCCAAGATCATCCCCACGGCGATCAAGGCGGTGGGCAGGGCAGGTGGGCACCATAGGAGGTTCGACTGAAAGCAAAGGTAACTCACCACCAGCGCCGCAAAGATGAGGCCCAGGCCCGCCCGGAAGGCGCGCACTCGCCGCACCCGCAGCACGATCCACAAGGCCGCAGCCCCCGCGATGCCCCAGGCAATCCACTGTTCCATCTCGGTCAGCACCCGCAGCCGTGGCAGGGCCAGCAGGCGATTCAGTGCACGGGCATACAGCGTCGGCAGGGAAGCGGGCGCACCTGGGGCCTCGGCCTGGGTGGTGCCCACCACCAGGATGCGTGCCTTTTCCAGCGCCGCCTTGTCCTCTACCGGCAGCACATCCACCAGATTACCCGCCATCAGATGCAGCGCATTCACTGCCGGCACCGTGGTGTCCTCCGGCACGGTAAATTCGCCACTGATTTCCAGGGGCACGTATAAACCACCTTGCAGGTAAGCGCCCGCACCTGGGCCTAGGCGCAGACGATGCCCCCCCGAGTACGGACTGCGGCTGTGACGGGCCAGCGCCGCTGCCAGCACCGTGGGAATGAAACGATCCTGATCCCGCAGCGCATACGGCAGCCGCCATTCATCCTCCACACGGCTCGCGGAAAGCAGCCCCAACTCCGTGGAAGCACGCACGGAGGCATCCGGTGCGGTGATGAGGCTGGCCAGCCGGGGCGCGCGGCTGAGATCGCCCCCCACCTGCTGGAAGTGAGGCAGCAAAGAATCCAGATCACCCAAAAAAGCCGCGTCCGTCTTCGTCGCTTCTGCCACCTGAGTCTCGATGCCCAAGATCACACTGGGAAAGGCCAGCAAGGCCTCCGCCACCGCCGGGGCAAAGTCCGGCGTCGGGTTCCCCCAATTCAGCGGCGTGGCGATCACCAGCACCTCGGGTTGGTAGGTCTGCAGTTGCTTCAGCAGCGTCTGCCAGTCCAGCGGTGGCGGTGGCCAGGTCGCATAGTCGGCCCGCTCTTGCTCGCGCATCTCCACCAGCACCACGTCACCCCCGCCTTCCGGTTTTTCAAAACGGCCCCGCGTATTGGAAACCAAAAAGTCCAGGAACAGCTCATCCACCCGGTGAAACCGTCCCGCCTTCTGTTCACGGTCCAGGTACCCAGCGGTGGCCGCCAGGCAGAGGAGAGTCAAAACAACACGCACAAACATGCCCCACTTTGGGCGAGCCCACTGATTCTGCCAGAACAATTCCCCACCGACCCCACTGCCCGCTGTCCCTACGGCACCTCTTCAGCGTCATCGCCGCCTCACGCCCGAGATTCGTCATTGCTCAAGAACCTCCGCTTGCACTCCCCGCAAACCCTGCCAGACTGCGTGTCCCATATTCACTACCCCTTGGTGTAATGGTAACATAACAGATTCTGACTCTGTTGTTCAAGGTTCGAGTCCTTGAGGGGTAGCCACTCACAGAAGCCTCGCATTTGCGGGGCTTTTTCGTGTCTGCGGGCAAGTCTTGTGGATGAACAAGTTTCCTCCAAGTTGCAGCACAAAGCCTCACTATCTGCTGACACCACGCACCGCGAAAGCGGTGGTGAGCAGTGACCCAGGCGGCAGCGGTGCTGGGACACAAGACCACCCGATGGTCGAGACGACCTTTGGCTTGGGGCAGGAGACCCTGGCGCCAATCAACGATGATGAGATCCTGCGGCGATTGGGGTAATTTGTCTGAACAGTATTTTCGGGTTTGATTTGGCAGTGTTCAAGTGAACTGTTTACTGAAACAGTTCACGCTCATGAAAAATCTATATCCTGTCATTTATGGAACCGAATGCCCTGAAGCTCTGGCTGCCCAGGCCCGTCTGGATGCTTGGTTGCAGGGGCTAACGCCTCAGCAACGCAGTAAGCTGAGGAAGGAGTTCTTGGAGCCGGACAAGGTGCGGACTCGGACCCTGAGCCAAAAGGCTCAAGCAGAGATTGAATCGTTGATGGGATTCTCACCTTCGGCGCAACCCTATACTGAAAGTCCTGACTGGGGGCTGGCCATCCGCGCCTGAAACCTTTTGCGTGTCTTCCTAGGAGTGAGCGCCAACCGCTCATCCTTCCTGAGGAAAGTTGGGAGGAGTGGATGAATCCCGCTAGCGAGCCTGAGAAATTGCTGCCTCTGATTCAAACTTGGCATGATCTGGTGACGGTGGCCCTGGCACCACTACTACGAAAACCCAAACTTATTCCACTTTGCCGCCTGAGCAGCATTTGGAATTGAAGTTTTGAGAAACACTGAACCGCGTTTTGAGGGAAACTTGCAAGTGCTTCTATGGCTCTACATAAGTCTTGCGCTTCAGGAACTTTTGTAGATTCTTGGCCTTGCATGAAAAGCTTGCTTCTTCTCTTCACCGCTGCGGCGTTGGTCGTTCTGGCACAAAATAATTCGGCGAACGCTGCCGGGAATCCGGTTCCGACAGCCCAAACAACGCCGCCAGCCGTGGATATGAGCGATCCGCGTGTGGCGGCCTTTGTGAAGGAGGAAAATGCCAGCCGGGAGCGTGCGCTGGCGAAGTACTCGGTTTTCATGCTGGATAAGACGCATGATTTTAATGACCTAGTGGATCTGGAGATCAGCCGGGCTGAGAAGTCGAATGATGAAGTGCTGACAAAGCCGAACTGGCCGGAAGCGGTCTGCGACCGGGTGTTTGAGAAGCACAAGGCACGCTGGCAGCATGAAGCGATGAACTCGGGAAAAACGGTGGGTGAAGCGCTGCCTGCGGCTGCGCCAACTCCGGCCCCTGCACCGGTGGGAAATGGGCTGCCCTCGGGTCCGATCACCTTTACCGATGCGGTGGGGCGGATGGTGATCGATGGGGCTGCCTGGCGCGGCCAGGTGCACGAGTATCGGGATGGCAAGATCAGCGTGACAGCGGACGTGACGGCCGGCAAGCTGGTGTGGGTGGCGGTGGAGCGGCTGGGCCCTGAAACGAAGGGCTGGCTGGGTTTTGGCGGAGAGGCAGAAAAAGCCGCCTTTGAAGCCTATTCGCAGCGCCAGCAAGATGAACACAACCGTGCGGAGGCCACCCGGCAGCAGGCGCTGGAAATGCAGCAACAGGAGCGGCACAATATGCAGATGCAAATCCTCGCTCAGCAGCGGATGCAGCAGGAAGCGAAAGACCGGCGGGAAGCCCAGCGACAGGCCAAGGCAGAGGCCGCAGCCCAGGCCCGCCGTGATGGTGCTGCCCGACAGGCAGCCCAGGCCCTGGACATTATTAGCCGCAAGCTGCGGTGATTCACTGACTGATTACCCGCATCCACAGTCCAAGCTTTCCATGGGTGATCCTATTTCAACCGCTGGTGGAGCCGTACTTGCCACTGATCTGCTTGACTCTGATGGCTGTGGCTTGGGCCGCTGCGCCGAAACGACAGGTGGGGCCGTGTGAACCCTAGGCGGAGAAGTGCCGGTATTGCAGCGACTGCTCGAAGTGCAAGCACTGCGCGGTGGATAAGGGGAAGTGCAGCGTTCACTAGGGAACACGTAAAAGGACAGTATTATGAATAAAGAGGCAGCTCCAATGACTTTCGGGTGTGTTCTGATCCTTGGAATGGGGGCATTGTTCGTGGCTCAATGTTATGCGGGATACCATGGTATTTCTCACCATTGGGGAATCGAGTGGGCGATAGCGGCTATCGTTCTCGCTTTTTTCTTTCAATTTACCTTACCCATCACGGTGGGGTCTTACTTTGGAGCCATTTACCTCTGGCATTGGCCCTGGTATGGGGCTTTGGCCTTTGCTACTCCGGGTATGGCGTTGATGCTGCTGGCAATGATTCCTGGGGCAATGGCAGGCCTGTTTGAAAAAGCCAGAGGGCGCAATCTATGAGCCTTGCTCTGCCTTATTTGATGTCTGCCAGTCTGTGCTTGGTGGCGCTGCTACCTGGGCTGCCGTATGGTTACTTCATGTTAGTGCGCTGGGTAGTGTGTGTGGTGGCGGGCTATGGTGCGGTGCAGTTTTTCAAGGCCAAGTCAGAGGCCTGGGCCTGGGGTTGCCTCGGGCTGGCTCTGCTCTTCAATCCGATCTTCAAGATCCACCTGGGCCGGGAGCTGTGGTGGTGGGCAGACCTGGGGGCTGCGGTGTTTTTAGGTGTGGTGGCTAAACAAAGCGGTGGTAGGTGAGGTGTGGCCGCTATTCGGTAGCTTATCGAGCCTATAAACACGATGGTGGCTACTCCGCCTTTTGGCGTAAGTGGAAAAGGGGCTATCTGAACGACCTCAAGGCTGCTAACCGCATAGGGACTGTGCGGGACGCCTTCCCCTCAATACCCCCCAGCACCGATACTCGCACTCCCCCCGCTCTCACCCGTGGCCTCGCGGCGACGGTATTCGTCGAGGATGGACTTGGTGGCGCTGGCGCCGAGGCGGGTGCAGCCGAGGTCGCGGACGAGGATGAGGCCGTCGAGATCGCGCACGCCGCCGGCGGCTTTCACCTGGACGTGGGCGGGGCTGTGCTGGCGCATGAGTTTCACGTCATGCTCAGTCGCGCCTTGGTAATTGTAGCTGCCATCGGGCTGCTTGCTGAAACCGTAGCCGGTGGAGGTCTTCACCCAGTCGGCCCCCACGCGGGCGCAGATTTCGCAAAGGCGAATTTTGAGGGCGTCATTCGGCAGGTAATCGTTTTCAAAGATGACCTTGAGTTTAGCCCCGTGTTTGTGGGCTTCATCGGCGATGACCTGGATCTCCCGCTCCACGTAGTCCCAGTCGCCACCGAGGGCTTTGCCGATGTTGATGACCATGTCTATCTCGCGGGCTCCGTCCTTGCAGGCGAGTTCAGTTTCGTAGCGTTTCACCTCGGTGCTGCTGTTGCCGGCAGGAAAGCCGATGACGCAGCCGACGATGACGCCTGTATCCGCGAGCAACGAGGCGGCGCGGGGGACAAAGTAGGGCTTCACACAGACGGAGGCCACGCCGTATTCGGCAGCCAGGATGCAACCGGCCTCGGCTTCGGCATCGGTGAGACCGGGCTGAAGCAGGGAGTGGTCAATCATGCCCGCGAGTTCGGCGTAGCTGTATTTCATGAGGAGCAGGGGAGGGGATAAAAACGGCGGCGTTACGAGACCGGGAGCAGGACTATTCCAGACGGGACAGGCTGCCGATGCGGAACATGCCATTCATGAGCTGGAGGTTATCCTTCTCCACCTTGGTGGCATCGAGGTACAGGATGAAAGGGAACTGGTCCAGCTTCACCACATGCAGGCCATCCTTGGGCTTTTTAAAGGCCTCGGCCACGTCTTCGATCTGGGAGATTTTCACGCCATTGATCTCATCCACCACTTGGCCGCTGAGGCGCTCGTAACCCTGGGTGCTGGTGGTGGGCAGGACGGCGCTGAGGAAGACCACGCGCCTGCGGCCTTTCTTCTCATACTCTTCTGGATTGCTGGCGATGCGGGCCAGGCGCAGGATTGGGCCGCCCTGCTGCTCGGTGCCGAAGGAGTTCAGGTAGGGGCGGGTGAGCTCCTGGAAAAGCATACCGCCATTGATGAGGTACTTCGGCCCTTGATCAAACTGGTAGGGCAGCACGAGGTAGTCGGTGGGTTGCTTGCGGGCCAGCTTACCCGTGAGCGTCACTTCTTTGCCATCGCGCAGGACTTTCATCTCCACTTCATCACCCACGAAGGCTTTGCCCCGGACGATGTGGCTGACGCTGAGAGGGCCGAAAAGAGGGTCCTGATAGTCACCACGGGAGTCAATGGTGAAGCCATTGATGGAGAGCATGATGTCGCCTTTTTTCACCCCGGCCTTGTCAGCGGAGGCACCTTTGGTCACGCTGCTGATGTAAACACCAGGTTGGTCCGCCTTCATGCCCAAGTAGTCGCGGAACTGCTCATCCAGGGTGATTTGAAACTCGATGCCCAGGGAGGGGAAGCCATCGTACTTGCCATCGGCCACGTCTTTGAGGAAGTGCTCGATGATGGGCGCGGGCAGCAGGGTGGCGAGCTGATTTTTTGAATCGTAACGCAGCAGCAGAGCGGCGAGTTTGCGACCCTTCGCCACCGGCAGCGTGAAGCTATTGGCCTCACTGCGGATGATGCCCTGCGCTTCATAAACGATGAAGCTGGCATTCTCCACCACGTAGCCCTGATTCATGACCTTACTGATGCGCATGGGGGTGACGATGAGCTCGCCCACGCGGCCGGTTTGCCAAACCACCAGGGTGTCACCGATACGGGCGGTGGTATCCACTTCCATGGGGCTGAGCCCGGCAAAGAAGGCCTCCTCACGGGCGGGGGAATTGGGAGCCAGCAGGGCGAGGTTGGCCTCGTAATCCACGGCGATGACGCGGGCGGGGATCTTCTGGCCGCTCTCGGGCAGCTCCAGCTCGATGTAGGTGGCATCGCTGACCATCTGGCCAGTGACGAGGATGCGGTTTCCCTCCAGCACCACACCCAGGCCGCGACGGCCCCCAGCGCTCTCTTTCTGCCAGGGGATGCGGAGATTGTAGCTCTGGTAGGTGACGTTCACCTTCAGCAGGGAGCTGGTCTGGATGCCTGCCTGCTGCTGTGGCTGCGGCGGCTGGGTGGGGGCATTTGGATTGATGAGCACCCGACGCGGGCCGATGGGCGGCTTGGGCGTGGTGGGGGCGACCTGGGCCTGCACGCTGGCGGCGGTCAGCAGGGTGAAAAGAAAGGAAAGGGACTTCATGAGCACGAAAGGAAAAAAGGTGGCAGGGACAGTCTCGGAAAAAGGGCGGGGTTATTCGCCCAGGTAGGCGTCTTCCGGGATGTTATAGGTCTGCATGATTTTAGGGTGGGCGGCATCGGCGAGGTCGCGCTTCAGCACCAGGGGGCGGCCTTTTTCCAGCAGCTTGATGACGATGAAGTCTGCCTTTTCACCTTTCTTCTCCAGGGCCGTTTTCACGTCCTTGAGGCTGCGGATTT
This is a stretch of genomic DNA from Prosthecobacter dejongeii. It encodes these proteins:
- the deoC gene encoding deoxyribose-phosphate aldolase, which encodes MKYSYAELAGMIDHSLLQPGLTDAEAEAGCILAAEYGVASVCVKPYFVPRAASLLADTGVIVGCVIGFPAGNSSTEVKRYETELACKDGAREIDMVINIGKALGGDWDYVEREIQVIADEAHKHGAKLKVIFENDYLPNDALKIRLCEICARVGADWVKTSTGYGFSKQPDGSYNYQGATEHDVKLMRQHSPAHVQVKAAGGVRDLDGLILVRDLGCTRLGASATKSILDEYRRREATGESGGSASIGAGGY
- a CDS encoding DUF6804 family protein, with amino-acid sequence MSLALPYLMSASLCLVALLPGLPYGYFMLVRWVVCVVAGYGAVQFFKAKSEAWAWGCLGLALLFNPIFKIHLGRELWWWADLGAAVFLGVVAKQSGGR
- a CDS encoding PDZ domain-containing protein, with protein sequence MKSLSFLFTLLTAASVQAQVAPTTPKPPIGPRRVLINPNAPTQPPQPQQQAGIQTSSLLKVNVTYQSYNLRIPWQKESAGGRRGLGVVLEGNRILVTGQMVSDATYIELELPESGQKIPARVIAVDYEANLALLAPNSPAREEAFFAGLSPMEVDTTARIGDTLVVWQTGRVGELIVTPMRISKVMNQGYVVENASFIVYEAQGIIRSEANSFTLPVAKGRKLAALLLRYDSKNQLATLLPAPIIEHFLKDVADGKYDGFPSLGIEFQITLDEQFRDYLGMKADQPGVYISSVTKGASADKAGVKKGDIMLSINGFTIDSRGDYQDPLFGPLSVSHIVRGKAFVGDEVEMKVLRDGKEVTLTGKLARKQPTDYLVLPYQFDQGPKYLINGGMLFQELTRPYLNSFGTEQQGGPILRLARIASNPEEYEKKGRRRVVFLSAVLPTTSTQGYERLSGQVVDEINGVKISQIEDVAEAFKKPKDGLHVVKLDQFPFILYLDATKVEKDNLQLMNGMFRIGSLSRLE
- a CDS encoding CHASE2 domain-containing protein, yielding MFVRVVLTLLCLAATAGYLDREQKAGRFHRVDELFLDFLVSNTRGRFEKPEGGGDVVLVEMREQERADYATWPPPPLDWQTLLKQLQTYQPEVLVIATPLNWGNPTPDFAPAVAEALLAFPSVILGIETQVAEATKTDAAFLGDLDSLLPHFQQVGGDLSRAPRLASLITAPDASVRASTELGLLSASRVEDEWRLPYALRDQDRFIPTVLAAALARHSRSPYSGGHRLRLGPGAGAYLQGGLYVPLEISGEFTVPEDTTVPAVNALHLMAGNLVDVLPVEDKAALEKARILVVGTTQAEAPGAPASLPTLYARALNRLLALPRLRVLTEMEQWIAWGIAGAAALWIVLRVRRVRAFRAGLGLIFAALVVSYLCFQSNLLWCPPALPTALIAVGMILGRFLGKKETVVTEETAPPAAA